In a genomic window of Arthrobacter woluwensis:
- a CDS encoding sigma-70 family RNA polymerase sigma factor, with protein MSDDTQMSDGDLCLQVREGDQDAFGVLYERHAPLALSIARQSVDNYADAEDVVADSFHAVLDKLRSGDGPDTFFRAYLLQVVRRTAYARNRSAGRAIPTADEQQLDRLETPDDPTLMEFESQAAATAFRALPERWQEVIWYLDVEGQKPAAVAPIMGLAPNAVSALGVRARDALRREYLQAHVTGDVPEECKPYRDKLGGYVRGSLPRGAERKVREHLETCAKCTAIMVELGDVRATIKAVLLPLIIGAGPAAWWLTSAGQTAVLASLAGTTGGVGAGVLGGTAAAGAAGGAAGGGASGGAAGGGAAGGGAAGGALAGAGALGIGAAVAGIAVVAVGLVMAPSVLAAWQSPATQQSASQSQAAGPTGAQAPVAQPPVKPPVAKKSTATKSTEAKPAAPAPDPEPSPSDLPQLLTPLFPAPPALTPTPTPSATGSTSPSPSKSASAKPSATATPSSSVTPTGTATPTETSGPTTASTPTETTTTPVPTDSATMPVPTDSTTSTGPVSPDPTSTTSVGPQTPDPTTTPCVGIPWWQCPIFGTL; from the coding sequence GTGTCAGACGACACCCAGATGAGTGACGGGGACCTGTGTCTCCAGGTCCGCGAAGGGGACCAGGATGCTTTCGGCGTGCTCTATGAGCGTCACGCCCCTCTGGCACTCTCCATCGCCCGCCAGTCCGTCGACAACTACGCCGACGCGGAAGACGTCGTCGCCGATTCCTTCCATGCGGTCCTGGACAAGCTCCGCTCGGGCGATGGCCCGGACACCTTCTTCCGCGCCTACCTGCTGCAGGTGGTGCGCCGGACCGCCTACGCCCGCAATCGCAGTGCCGGGCGCGCCATCCCCACGGCCGATGAACAGCAGCTGGATCGTCTGGAGACCCCTGACGATCCCACGCTGATGGAATTCGAGAGCCAGGCGGCGGCCACCGCGTTCCGCGCTCTCCCGGAGCGCTGGCAGGAAGTCATCTGGTACCTCGACGTCGAGGGCCAGAAGCCTGCCGCCGTCGCGCCGATCATGGGCCTGGCCCCCAACGCCGTCTCCGCCCTGGGTGTCCGCGCCCGGGACGCGCTGCGCCGTGAATATCTGCAGGCCCACGTCACGGGTGACGTCCCAGAGGAGTGCAAGCCGTACCGTGACAAGCTGGGCGGCTACGTCCGGGGCAGCCTGCCGCGTGGCGCCGAACGCAAGGTGCGCGAACACCTGGAGACCTGTGCCAAGTGCACCGCCATCATGGTCGAGCTCGGTGATGTGCGCGCCACCATCAAGGCCGTCCTGCTGCCGCTGATCATCGGTGCGGGCCCCGCCGCCTGGTGGCTCACGTCGGCGGGTCAGACCGCCGTCCTGGCATCCCTCGCCGGCACCACCGGTGGTGTGGGCGCCGGTGTGCTCGGTGGAACCGCTGCCGCGGGCGCCGCCGGCGGAGCCGCGGGTGGCGGTGCGAGCGGAGGTGCTGCCGGCGGTGGAGCCGCGGGTGGCGGTGCCGCGGGCGGTGCGCTGGCCGGCGCGGGCGCGCTCGGCATCGGCGCGGCCGTGGCGGGAATCGCGGTGGTCGCCGTCGGACTCGTGATGGCTCCTTCCGTGCTGGCCGCCTGGCAGTCCCCGGCGACCCAGCAGTCCGCGTCTCAGAGTCAGGCCGCCGGGCCGACCGGGGCGCAGGCACCCGTGGCGCAGCCTCCCGTGAAGCCGCCGGTGGCCAAGAAGTCCACAGCGACGAAGTCCACGGAGGCGAAGCCGGCGGCTCCCGCGCCGGACCCCGAGCCCAGCCCGTCGGATCTGCCGCAGCTCCTCACGCCGCTGTTCCCTGCTCCTCCCGCGCTCACCCCCACCCCGACGCCCTCCGCGACGGGCAGCACGTCGCCGTCGCCGAGCAAGAGCGCGAGTGCGAAGCCGAGTGCCACCGCGACCCCGAGCAGCTCCGTGACGCCGACGGGCACCGCGACGCCGACGGAGACCTCGGGGCCGACGACCGCGTCGACGCCGACGGAAACCACGACGACGCCGGTCCCGACCGATTCTGCGACGATGCCGGTCCCCACGGATTCGACGACCTCGACCGGTCCGGTGTCCCCGGATCCGACGAGTACGACGTCCGTCGGACCGCAGACCCCGGATCCGACGACCACGCCATGTGTCGGCATCCCCTGGTGGCAGTGTCCGATCTTCGGCACGTTGTGA
- a CDS encoding acyl-CoA dehydrogenase family protein yields the protein MTLELPTADFYGVEDLLSDKERAKLAEVRDFLDAEVKPYAAAWWDAAEFPFALLPKLASLEINTPTRRGYSHLFMGLLIAELSRADVSLGTFFMVHHDLFVESLHRFGSRDQKDRLLDDAASLRTTGAFALTEPEHGSDIARGLSTTAVRHGDEWVLNGSKRWIGNGTFCDHMLLWARDRTPGADGAVRGFIVAGDLPGLTRTRIEGKTALRTVQNADIELRDVRVAEADRFAAISSFADTNELLRGSRVLVAWQAVGQQLAAFDVARSYAVRREQFGKPIASFQMVQDRLVKILGNAVSGATMMTRIAQLDEQGLAGMPQVALAKAHVTTAMRESVAHARAVLGGNGIVTGYGAAKVFADAEAIYTYEGSYEVNTLIVGREITGVSAIH from the coding sequence ATGACCCTGGAACTGCCCACCGCTGATTTCTACGGCGTCGAAGACCTTCTGAGTGACAAGGAGCGGGCCAAGCTCGCCGAGGTGCGTGATTTCCTGGACGCCGAGGTGAAGCCCTACGCCGCGGCCTGGTGGGACGCCGCCGAGTTCCCCTTCGCGCTCCTGCCGAAACTCGCCTCCCTGGAGATCAACACCCCCACGCGCCGCGGGTACAGCCATCTCTTCATGGGGCTGCTCATCGCGGAGCTGAGCCGAGCGGATGTCTCCCTTGGCACCTTCTTCATGGTCCACCACGACCTCTTCGTCGAGTCCCTGCACCGCTTCGGGTCGCGGGACCAGAAGGACCGCCTGCTCGACGACGCCGCCTCCCTCCGCACCACCGGCGCCTTCGCGCTCACGGAGCCGGAGCACGGCTCGGACATCGCCCGCGGCCTGTCCACGACGGCGGTGCGGCACGGTGACGAATGGGTGCTGAACGGCTCGAAGCGCTGGATCGGCAACGGCACTTTCTGCGACCACATGCTGCTCTGGGCGCGGGACCGGACGCCCGGTGCTGACGGGGCGGTCCGGGGATTCATCGTGGCCGGGGACCTCCCAGGGCTGACCCGCACCCGGATCGAGGGCAAGACGGCCCTCCGGACGGTGCAGAATGCGGACATCGAGCTGCGGGACGTCCGGGTGGCCGAAGCGGACCGCTTCGCCGCGATCTCCAGCTTCGCCGACACCAACGAACTCCTCCGTGGCTCCCGCGTGCTGGTCGCCTGGCAGGCCGTGGGCCAGCAGCTCGCCGCCTTCGACGTCGCCCGTTCCTACGCGGTCCGCCGCGAACAGTTCGGCAAACCGATCGCCTCGTTCCAGATGGTGCAGGACCGTCTGGTGAAGATCCTCGGGAACGCCGTGTCCGGCGCGACCATGATGACGCGCATCGCCCAGCTCGACGAGCAGGGCCTCGCGGGCATGCCCCAGGTGGCGCTCGCGAAGGCCCACGTCACCACGGCCATGCGGGAATCCGTCGCCCATGCCCGGGCGGTGCTGGGCGGCAACGGGATCGTCACCGGTTACGGCGCCGCCAAGGTCTTCGCGGACGCGGAGGCCATCTACACCTATGAGGGCAGCTACGAGGTCAACACCCTGATCGTGGGCCGGGAGATCACCGGGGTCTCGGCCATCCACTGA
- a CDS encoding DUF1684 domain-containing protein: protein MNPSATQSSTGATQQAATDPQEARWLRFRDNRNAALATSHGWLTLTSLQWLPDTPTALEGVPGLWWTDGTTAWLRATEEDGLLALSPDDGESGATGTDGGREDGVVVGTLSAQLNDEESLYWVTFGGSDGTRVLVELAVRGGRYAIRTRDDASPAYTGFQGVPVFDYRPELVVTARFEPYPEPRAVPIATANPHVTSVHHSVGEVVFTLPGSDVEHRLQAEEEKLGALTITFHDASNGDTTDEWRKVSTVRPRPDGTVVIDFNRAINYPSAFTDFGTCPAPVPGNAIPSAVEAGERKAR, encoded by the coding sequence ATGAACCCCTCAGCCACGCAGTCATCCACCGGCGCCACACAGCAGGCCGCCACCGATCCGCAGGAAGCCCGCTGGCTCCGCTTCCGGGACAACCGCAACGCCGCCCTGGCCACCTCCCACGGCTGGCTCACGCTCACCTCGCTGCAGTGGCTTCCGGACACCCCTACCGCGCTGGAGGGCGTCCCCGGGCTCTGGTGGACCGACGGGACCACCGCCTGGCTGCGCGCCACCGAGGAGGACGGCCTGCTGGCTCTCTCCCCCGACGACGGCGAGTCCGGTGCCACGGGCACTGACGGCGGGCGGGAGGACGGCGTCGTCGTCGGCACGCTGAGCGCGCAGCTGAACGATGAGGAGTCACTCTACTGGGTGACCTTCGGAGGGTCGGACGGCACGCGTGTGCTCGTGGAACTGGCGGTCCGGGGCGGCCGGTATGCGATCCGCACCCGCGATGACGCCTCCCCCGCCTACACCGGCTTCCAGGGCGTCCCGGTGTTCGACTACCGCCCGGAACTCGTCGTGACCGCACGATTCGAACCGTATCCGGAGCCGCGCGCCGTGCCGATCGCCACCGCGAATCCGCACGTGACGAGCGTGCACCACTCGGTGGGCGAGGTCGTCTTCACGCTGCCCGGCTCGGACGTGGAGCACCGCCTTCAGGCCGAGGAGGAGAAGCTCGGCGCGCTGACCATCACCTTCCATGATGCGAGCAACGGCGACACCACCGACGAGTGGCGCAAGGTCTCCACGGTCCGGCCGCGGCCGGACGGCACCGTGGTGATCGACTTCAACCGCGCCATCAACTACCCGAGCGCCTTCACCGACTTCGGCACCTGCCCGGCCCCGGTCCCCGGCAACGCGATCCCCTCGGCCGTGGAAGCCGGGGAGCGGAAGGCGCGCTGA